Within Pseudomonas cichorii, the genomic segment ACCCAGACGCTGTTTGATCTGACCGATCACGCGCAGGAAGTTCGCACCAGCACGGTCCATCTTGTTTACATAAACAAGACGCGGAACGCCGTATTTGTTGGCTTGACGCCATACGGTTTCCGACTGAGGCTCAACGCCCGAAGTACCGCAGAAAACCACGACAGCACCGTCGAGAACACGCAGCGAACGCTCTACTTCAATAGTGAAGTCAACGTGGCCGGGGGTATCGATGATGTTGAAGCGATACTTGTCGAATTGCTTGGCAGAACCAGCCCAGAAGGCTGTGGTTGCAGCGGAAGTAATGGTAATACCCCGCTCCTGCTCTTGAACCATCCAGTCCATGGTTGCGGCGCCATCATGCACCTCGCCCATTTTGTGGTTTACGCCAGTGTAAAAAAGGACGCGCTCGGTGGTCGTGGTTTTACCAGCGTCCACGTGAGCAACGATACCGATGTTACGGTAGCGGTTAATCGGAGTAGTACGAGCCATAAAGCCCTCGCAAAATTAGTGACGCCGGAATTAGAAGCGGTAGTGCGAGAAAGCTTTGTTAGCTTCAGCCATACGGTGCACGTCTTCACGCTTCTTAACTGCAGCACCTTTACCTTCGGCGGCGTCCAACAGTTCGCCAGCCAAACGCAGAGCCATAGACTTTTCGCCACGCTTGCGCGCGAAGTCTACCAGCCAGCGCATTGCCAATGCATTACGACGGGACGGACGAACTTCAACCGGAACCTGGTAAGTAGCACCGCCTACACGGCGCGACTTCACTTCGACCAGCGGAGCGATGGCGTCGAGAGCTTTCTCGAAGATTTCCAGGGGGTCGCTGTTCTTGCGTTCTTTAACCTTGTCCAGCGCGCCATAAACGATACGCTCGGCAACGGCTTTCTTGCCGCTTTCCATCACGTGGTTCATGAACTTGGCCAGGATTTGGCTTCCGTATTTTGGATCGTCAAGCACTTCGCGCTTGGCTGCTACGCGTCTTCTTGGCATGGATAAGCCCTCAAACGGTCTTCAGGTTAGCTCGGAACCACCATCCCCTTAGGAATGCGTCCGACCTTACTCTTATCGACTCAGAAAAATAGAAATCTGCAAACTCAATCAGAAGCCGAATACTACTTAGGCTTCTTGGTACCGTATTTCGAGCGACCCTGGTTACGACCTTTAACGCCGGAAGTATCCAAAGAACCACGAACGGTGTGATAACGAACACCTGGCAAGTCTTTTACACGACCGCCACGGATCAGTACCACGCTGTGCTCTTGCAGGTTGTGACCTTCACCACCGATGTACGAGGAAACCTCGAAACCGTTGGTCAGGCGCACACGGCAGACTTTACGCAATGCCGAGTTAGGTTTTTTCGGCGTGGTGGTATACACACGAGTGCACACACCGCGACGTTGCGGGCAGTTCTGCAGCGCAGGCACGTCGGATTTCTCGACGATACGCTTACGCGGCTGACGTACCAGCTGGTTGATAGTTGCCATCTACTAGCTCCACTGTTGTCTTGCGACGCTATTGTCTTACAAGAAAGCAAATGACAGGGCGTAAGCCCCGCCAAATTTAGGGGTACAAGAGTCTAAAGAGGATCCTGCCCCCAGTCAAGACAAAGCCCCGACCTCTTCACCCGGCGAACACAGCAAAAAACTGTGGTCGCCGGAAGAAAAATGCCGAGGCTTTACTCTTAATTACCGCTGGAGTTCAACGCTTCAGTCAGAGCGGCTTCTACTTCGCTCGCGCTGACACGCAACGGTTTGTCGATATCACGGCGACGCTTGCGCTCGCTGTGGTATGCCAGACCGGTACCAGCCGGGATCAGACGACCCACGACTACGTTTTCCTTCAGGCCGCGCAGGTAGTCACGCTTGCCGGTTACTGCCGCTTCGGTCAGTACGCGGGTTGTCTCCTGGAAGGAGGCCGCGGAGATGAACGACTCGGTGGACAGGGAAGCTTTGGTGATACCCAGCAATACACGAGTGAACTTGGAGACAAACTTGTCTTCCGTGCT encodes:
- the rpsG gene encoding 30S ribosomal protein S7 translates to MPRRRVAAKREVLDDPKYGSQILAKFMNHVMESGKKAVAERIVYGALDKVKERKNSDPLEIFEKALDAIAPLVEVKSRRVGGATYQVPVEVRPSRRNALAMRWLVDFARKRGEKSMALRLAGELLDAAEGKGAAVKKREDVHRMAEANKAFSHYRF
- the rpsL gene encoding 30S ribosomal protein S12, translating into MATINQLVRQPRKRIVEKSDVPALQNCPQRRGVCTRVYTTTPKKPNSALRKVCRVRLTNGFEVSSYIGGEGHNLQEHSVVLIRGGRVKDLPGVRYHTVRGSLDTSGVKGRNQGRSKYGTKKPK